Part of the Lolium rigidum isolate FL_2022 chromosome 6, APGP_CSIRO_Lrig_0.1, whole genome shotgun sequence genome, TGATCCTGTTTACTACCGTTGCAACCCTGATCCCCATCATCGTGTTGGCTCAAAATACAAGGTCTACCCAACATATGACTTTGCTTGCCCATTTGTTGATGCATTGGAAGGAGTGACTCATGCTCTTCGTTCAAGTGAATACCATGATCGCAATGCACAGTACTACCGTGTCCTTCAAGACATGGGGCTGCGGAGAGTAGAAATCTATGAGTTCAGTAGGCTGAATATGGTTTATACCGTTCTTAGCAAGCGCAAGCTTCTTTGGTTCGTCCAAAATAAGAAGGTAGAGGACTGGACTGACGCACGCTTTCCCACGGTACAAGGCATAGTACGTCGTGGCTTGAAGATTGAAGCATTGATCCAATTTATACTGGAGCAGGTAATTGTCTACTGAGTTGCTCGTTATGATCTTGTAACTATATGCATGTTTGAGTAACTGAGTTATTAACccttttttttgcattttatttGTGAAGGGTGCTTCAAAAAATCTGAATCTCATGGAGTGGGATAAACTCTGGACAATCAACAAGAAGATAGTTGATCCAGTGTGCGGAAGGCATACTGCTGTGCTGAAAGACAGATGTGTGCTCTTGACACTTACTAATGGCCCAGACGAACCATTTGTTCGAATCTTACCAAGGCATAAGAAATATGAGGGTGCTGGAAAGAAGGCTACAACGTTTGCAAACAGAATTTGGCTCGAGTATGCTGATGCATCAGTCATTAGCGTGGGTGAGGAAGTCACTTTGATGGACTGGGGTAATGCTATCATTAGAGAAATCAAGACAGATAATGGAACAATCACTCAGCTAGTTGGTGAACTCCATCTTGAAGGGTCAGTAAAAATGACGAAGCTGAAACTGACATGGCTATCAGATATTGAAGACCTTGTGTCTCTCTCTTTGGTAGATTTTGACTACCTAATCAATAAGAAAAAGGTAAGAAGTTATGTTCTCTACGTTAATGTTGGTAGGCATGCAACCATATAGACGCCAAAACTGTATTCATATACTGGCTATTTAAAAATTAGTGATTGTtgtagtatgaatgccttttcacATAGACTAGTTAGATATGTCAGGGGCACAGTTACTATCTGTTCAACTATGAGTGATCTGACCAACTTATCTTACCTCAAGAGCCTGAGGCTTCCAGTGAATTGTTTGGTCCCTGGAAACTCAACATGGCAACCTACCCATACTTGATTCTTCCATTGTTGAAAGCTGATGTTGATTATATTTAGTTTTCTTCCTTTTATATGTATGTGATGGCTCTTCCTTGGATGAGTTATCTCTCTTCCGTCATTAAGTCCATATTGTCTTATTCTACTGTTAGGTGGTATATCTCCATGTACTTTAAATCCTAATATATGACACTTTTGCAGCTGGAGGAAGATGAGGACTTCCTTGACAATCTCAACCCTTGCACTCGACGTGAAGCTTTAGCTCTTGGAGACCCAAACATTAGGAATGTCAAGCAAGGAGAAGTTATACAGCTCGAAAGGAAAGGGTATTACAGGTGTGATGTTCCATTTGTCCGGTCGTCCAAACCAATTGTGCTTTTTTCCATTCCAGATGGCCGACAGAAGTCCACATCAATTGGTTCTGGAGCCTAACTTCTGCAAGCAATGTTTGGTTAGATTGTGGTGCTTTTTTTGGACATAAATGTTGCAACCTCATTGGTATCAAATTGGAGCTGTAATGGCCGAAACTTGGAACTTCAGCTTTTTTTATTTTCAGTATCTCAAACTTGGTCCATCAGTATTGGTTATGTAATTCTACTTTGCATGTTTCTGTGGCTTCCAACTGCTACCATGATCCGTGGGTTCTTTAACAAATATCAAGATGAGAATTTGCTGATAGATGTCTTGTCTCAGCATCAAGGAATGCCCATATTTGAGACTACATGCTGTTAGTTTACTCTGATGTGTTTTCATGTCCTATCCTAGTTATCTCCCGACTCCCGAGAGTGAATTGTGAAGGACTTTTTACGTCTTACGCTCATGAGCTTTCACTAAATTTAGCAAAAATTTCATGTCAACTAGGGCCAGTTCTTTTGTCAGCTTAAAAAATAAGCCGCCCTCTCCCCAGCTTCTCCTATAACCATCCGGGGCCCCAGCTGTTAATTTTGTTCCAACTTGTTGAGTTGAAACTGCTATGAACAAGCACAAGAGAACTGGCCTTTCTCAAGGTGTCTTCTGACGCTAGACGCGTTTGGATTTATAGGTTCCACTCGAGTTTTCAGCCCAAAGTTTGACCGTGATTTTGACAAACAAAATATGAGGCTTATTACTTGGAGCTTCTAAATTAGGCCAGATCCATAATTGAAGCATCTGAAGGCCGCATCAATCGATGAGGTTGTGTCTGCCGCATCCTCCGAATGCATTGTCAGGTAGAAACATTGGCACAAACAAAAAGCTGAACCCGTACCCAAACTAGAATTAGACAGTTCTAGCAAGTCAGGTTTTATATCAAAATTTAATCTCAACAAAATAGATACAGTTGCTCTTGCTGCCATTACCGCTTCAAAAGTAACAACATTACTATGACAAGTAGAACAAAGAACAAAAGTGAAATATGCGAGGCTTTTGACGACAGCTTCCAGGTACACTTCCAGAAAAGGTCCTTGTAGGGTACAAAAATGTTACTTCCTCAAGCTGCCCTCGAGTCGATCTATAGCTGCCCCCACACGACTTTGATTCCCTTGTTCCCTTGCCAAATCTGATGGTGACTTTGAAGTTTCGATCTCAAGACTGGCCTTCTCTGCCAGCTTCAACTGTACCCAACCTGCATAAGAAAGAACTCCCAAAGTGAGCCGAGCTAATAACCACAAGAAGCTGCCGGCGAGTTGACATTGTGTGACCATTGTTTAAGAATGAGCTGGCACTGTTGACTTGGCAACTAGTGGTGTTGTGTTTCAGTAATGCAGATGCTTATGGCAGGATAGCATCATATAAATGAATTATGTGCATGCGCTTTCTAATGAGACTGATTAACACATCCTCCCAGATGAACAAGGGAATTAGGTAATGGGCACAAAGTAGTACACAATGAGAAGGTAGCATCAAACTTCTAAATTGGAAGGCTACACATCATAGCACAAGTTCAAACATTCATATCAGAATTAAAAACGGGAACTAAGATTAAGTATGGGAGAAAGCATTTCACGAAGATGCTAAAAATTCATTTACTTTGCAGGATGCAGTTAATTACTATCATAGAGGAAAATGGACATCTATAAATAATGCATCATCTGGTCCATATCTAAGCAACTGATCTGCACATCGAGCAATCTAGAGCCTAAAAGACTTCTTAAAGTATACAGAACAGTACTCATGGTACAGGAAAATATCACGAGCAATTGGAGGTAAGAGTACCAAGGGGAAAGCAGATTCCGGCACCAAGAGCAGAGCCAACCAATACATTCCTTGCACGCCACATCGGTGAACCAGGCACTGAAGGTATAGACATTAGTTGAGATGAACTCAGTCTATAAAGCGCTATGAGAACTAAATACAAACGATGAAATACAATAATGATAAATCCAAGAGGTATTTACAGTTTCTTAAGATACAAGCTGCTTAAAAAAGCACTatgtaagatatttaggaaaacaTTCTTGTATGAATCTTCCAGGTAACTATCAAATCAATTTTCTTGATGGACGCAAAAAATCCTAGTAAATGTATCTTAGCAGGTCAATTCAATCTTTGATACTCATGTGGAATCATCATGTGGTTAGGGGCCACTTAACGACAGCCCACAGGAGGCCCCTAAAGGCAGCCAACTACAGGTAAAGACTTAATAGCATGAATAGTTTGACCAAAGCCTACCAGAGAAATCTTTTAACAAATACAAGAAAGGACGAGTAATAACAGGTGTACTTCTAAGTTCTAACAATGAATGCCGTGCTTCTGATTATTCTATTTTAGTAAGTTTTGTAATTTACTTCTGTACATATTCATACTGCAGCGAATATATTTATAAGTTCTTCCAAGTTTACGATTCGACAGTGCCTCAACTAAATGGTGTAATTTTAAAATCCATGTTTTAATGCAGTGAGATACATACATATAAGCCCAAAAGCAGCCGCGGTAGCCGAGCCAGCTCCAGCAATATTGAACACATCATGTACCCCACGATTCTCAATAAGAAGGTTCTGTATGCCAAAGAACGTTGCAGTGAACATCCCAAGGCGAGCACCACCAACTAGGGAGCCTTTTGCAACCCGGATGAACCTTTTCTCCATTGCATCTCTCATCAGCCTATACTGTTCGCGCTTGTCTGTGGTGCTTCCCATCTTCAACATCACTTCAGCATCCTTGCTCTGCAAAATATGATATAGTTTTAACAGAAGTCATTCCTTTGGCCTAAACTGTGctagctaatttttttttttggattttcagaTCCAAAGTAGGAGACGAGTAACTTCCATATATATATTTGTGATTCTGATCCAATACTTTCAAAGAAACCAGTCTGAATTTTGAAGTTTCACAAAATTGTACAAGAAAACTCTATTTCCAAGCAACAAAACAAAAGATTATATACCCTGGCCTAACATGCAAAATGGACATCAGAGAATAGCAAATATGCATCGTTTCACCAGCCAATGTGGATGCAAATGTATCCCTCACGCCTACGATTACAAGTCATAAGTGGTTACTTATCATTATGAACACTATTTCTACATCCACGCAGGTTGCACCCGAAGCGATAATGGAAAGTAGTATGGAATGGAGTAGGGTGGCAACTTACGACGTTAGCGTTGGCCTCCTTGGCCCCGCCATAGAGCAGCCCGGTGAATAcgccgacgagggtgccggttccCCAGCTGACCATCCCCACAGGCCCGCCCCTCGACGGCGTGCCTACCGCATCCGcctcagcctcctcctgggtaatcCCCACCCAAATACGTAAGATAAACAAAACTGAAGACATAGCTCTGAACCACAAGCAGCAGGGGACAGATCAAAACCGCGGTAGAATTTGGCGGATTTTGCGGCGGCTCGGCGGGAGGAGGCGTCGGGTCGGCGGTCATGGCGATCTGCTGCAAGGCGGCTGCAGCTCTGGACGGAGGCGGCGCTCCAAAATAGAGTTAAAGAAGGAGGCAGTTCGGGAGAGGGCGGATGTTGGAAGTGGACGCCGGAGGTCAGCGCCGGCGGTGATCGGTCGAGGCGGCGAGATCACCGGGTGGAAGTGGACGCCGGAGCTGGAATCggcgagtggaaatgggatggggAAGAGGACAATTATGCGGGCTTTTTCTCAGTGGGCCGGGCTCGTACTGTTGTTTACAGGCTCTCCTAAAGCCCACCAATGCAGAAGCAAGTTCCTTTCAAAACAAAAAAGC contains:
- the LOC124665361 gene encoding uncharacterized protein LOC124665361, encoding MTADPTPPPAEPPQNPPNSTAEEAEADAVGTPSRGGPVGMVSWGTGTLVGVFTGLLYGGAKEANANVSKDAEVMLKMGSTTDKREQYRLMRDAMEKRFIRVAKGSLVGGARLGMFTATFFGIQNLLIENRGVHDVFNIAGAGSATAAAFGLILPGSPMWRARNVLVGSALGAGICFPLGWVQLKLAEKASLEIETSKSPSDLAREQGNQSRVGAAIDRLEGSLRK